GCGGCGATGAGCAGGGTAGAGACGACGAGGACGAGGGGGGACTGCTGGCCGGTGAAGTTCGAGAACAACCTTTGGAGAAGGAAGACGCTGCCGAAGTAGATGATGGTGAGCAGGGCGGTGATGACGGTGTATTGCAGCGTCTTGCGGATGATGATGTCGATGTCCCACAGGCGGTAGCGCAGGATGCCGATGGCAAGCGCGATGAACAACGGCAACCACAACAGAAGGTAGCTGATGTCGTGCAAAAAGCCATCCCGGCCCGTGGCATCAAGGAACGCAGACACGAATGACACGGCGATAATCAGCGCTAATGCAAACACAAACCACTTGGTCTGCTGCCGTTCGATAGGGGTGGAGACGCGGCGATAGCGATACACCTGGCAAGCCAGGATGACCAAGAAGTTCAGCATCACCGGCCAGATGAAGGCAGGCGTCCCCCAGTTTGGCAGGTTGAGCTGGGTGGCAAGGTCGGGCGCGACATAAGCAAAAACCGTGCCGACCTGGACGAAAGCATGGTAGATGACCAACGCCCCCACTACCCAGGCGGCGCGCCGCGGCACGGCCTTGCCATTGGGAAATAGAAAGAAGAAGAGTAGCACCAGGAACCAATAAAGGGCGTTGGCGCCGAATAGCGTGAGCGACATGTACCCGGCTATCTGTGTCTGTTCGGCCAGGACATACTCCCCCAAGAACACAATGATGAAGGCGGTATACCAGGCGAACCACTGCCAGCGCGCCCGCCAGATAATCAGAGCCGCCACGACCAGGGGCGCCAAGCCCATCAGCCCATTGATGATGTTGCGATAGGCTGCGTATTGGCTCAGCGATAAGCCGCGCACAGCAGCCATCTGCGCCACCAACTCGTTGCTGTATTGCACTTGCCCGTTGTAGACCACCGGCTCGACTGTCTGCGTTGTGACGCGGTGGAAGTACATGGGAATGCTGACATAGCCGACGACCAGATAGACCACCTGGATCGCCAGCAGGAGGGCGAAGAAGATGGTGAGCAGTCGATTGAACCGTGAAGACTGGTCGCTCATGGTTTTGCGCCTTGCGAAAGAGTGTGTTTGCGCACCGATAGTGTATCGACTAGAATGATGGGCCAGTTGGACACACGGAGGTATGCAATGACCCTTGTAGCGAGAAGCACTCGAGACGACACGATCTTTCTGCCCGAAACACTGTTGACCCTGCTCAAACTACGAGAGGGAGATGCTGTCAAAGCCATTGTCAAAGGCCAAACTCTACGTGTGGCGCGGCTTGAAGCCTTTTTGAGTCTGCGGGGTGCATTGGCCGACGACGAAGCCTTCGACCAGGCGATGGATGAATTGGAGCAGGGATGGAACGCATGGGCGAGCTTTCCCGCCTCTGTATAGACACCGGCCCCTTGATCGCTTTTCTGAAAGGCCGCGACCCGGGTGCGACAGCAGTTGAGCGCGCTGTACAGAAGCTGGATTGTTTTGTCACCACTATCACGGCGTACGAGTTGCTCTTCGGGGTCGCGCGGACACGCCGTCAAATCGGCGAGGAGGCGCTGCTGGGAACAATGCAATCGGCGCCGCTGGACATTACGGCTGCCCGGCGTGCAGCGCAGATCCATGATGAGTTGATTCGCCATAACCAGGATATTGGGATCAAAGATGTGTTGATTGCTGCGATTTGTCTGGAACATCGGTTGCCACTGTTAACGATGAACCAACGGCATTTTGGACGTGTACCAGGCTTGGTGGTGGTGACGCCGGCTGAGTTCGTGTGATCGAGAGATGCCAACTTTTCGGAAAGTTGGCATCTCTCACTCCTTGCGCATCCACACCCTCACTCCCTCTGGCTGCAACGTCTCCTGGATCGTCCGTTCCAACTCGGCGATGAGGGCGTCCATGTCGGTCTCGTCGCGGGCGGTGCGGGCGAACTGGGCCACCACTTGCCGGGCGTCATACCTCTGGCGGTAGAAGCGCCGGTCGATGCCATCCTGGATGCGGCGGCGCAGGGGGGCAAATAGGGCGGCGATGAGCAGGGTGGAGACGACGAGGATGAGCGGCGACTGCTGGCCGGTGAAGTTCGAGAACAACCGTTGGAGGAAGAAGACGCTGCCGAAGTAGATGATGGAGAGCAGGGCAGTGATGACGGTGTATTGCAGCGTCTTGCGGATGATGATGTCGATGTCGAAAAGGCGGTAACGTAGGATGGCGACCCCGATCGCGGCGAAGACCAGGGCAAAGGAGAGGCGAAAGATGGACAAATGGATCATCGCCACAATCAGATCTGGGCCGAGTCGTTCAGGGTTGGGTGGCCGAAAGGCAAAGGGGAAGACAACGACGCCAATGACGATGAGGATCAAAGCCAGGGTGAACACCACCCACTTGATTTGCTGCCGTTGGGCGGTATCGGCGCGCCAGAAGTAGCGATAGATCTGACTGCCGATGGCTGAAAACACCAGGCCAGTGGAAAGCCAGGTGATCAACGGCGACCCGGCCAGCCCTGTGCCTCGAGCGAGGTGCGCGACCACCTCCATCACGATCAGGGTGCCCCACAACCCGGCCAGCCAGCGCGCCCATCCCGGTACAACCCGCCCATCGGGGAAGAAGTAAAAGGTGATGAAAAAGAGTTGCCAGCCTATGCCGCCGAGAATGTCGTCCACCACCGCCAGCGCCGGAGCCAGTTCGACGATCGGTGCAAATGTCTCGCCCAGCCCGCCGATGCTGGCGCAAACGAAAGCCACGTAGACCCTGAACCAGTTCGTCGCCCCACGCCAGAGCAAGAGGAAGAGCACCAGATAGGCGACGGGCAGCGTGAAGAGGCCGGTGGCTAGTTGCACCCAGGCCATGGTGGTGGCTGGCCACCCCAATTCGGCCAGCGCGGCTGCTGCTTGTACGGCAGTCCAACTGCTATTGGGTGCATTGATGGCATCCACATTCAGGTGCGTCTGCGCGTAATGGGGATACAGAGCCAGGCCAACCACGACGCGCGCGAACATCACCAGGGCATAGACCAGCACCAGCCAGCGGGCCAGTCGCAGCCACGGGCTTTGAAGCGGGGCGTCGGTTAGAGGATAAGCGTTCATGTTTATCGCTTCGGCATGGGACGATAGGCGCAGACGGGACGGGCGCAGGGTGGTTTGCCAACCGTCGCCGCGGGCGCTAGAATAATGCCTATGGACACACTCCTGACGACGGTTCCTGCTCACTTCGATGGATTTCAAATCAAGCTTGACGTTCCGGTGAAGCTGGCAACAAATGTGCGCCTGCTGATAACCATCCTCGATCAGCCTGACGCCCATCTTGCCCTGGTGCAAGCAGCCATGAAAGCCGCCGAACCGGCCTTTGGCCGCGTTTGGGATAACGACGAAGATGCTGTCTATGATGATTTATAGACAAGGGGACATCCTGTTGGTTCCGTTCCCGTTCACCGATCAAAGCGGGATCAAGCAGCGCCCTGCGGTTGTGCTTAGCGGCGTCGAGTACAATCGAGAGCATCCCGACATTATCCTGGCTCCTCTTTCCAGTCAGATTGCAGCACGGCCAGACGAAACGGCAATCGCGGATTGGCGCAGCGCCGGCTTGCTCAAGCCGAGTGTGGTGAAGCCTGTGCTCTCTTCGTTCGATACCAGTTTGGTGAGGAAGAAGTTGGGCACACTCGCGCCAAATGATCTGAACACAGTGCGAAAGTTGTTCAGCCGGATTTTCGAGTTGGACTAATGTGCTCGCAAACATTCTTGGGGCGACTGTGATCTGCGCGGCGCTGCATCGGGCAGGAGGTGCAGACGCTGGTGGGCCAAAGATGCGATCTGTCGGAAAGCTGGCATCTCTCACTCCTTGCGCATCCACACCCTCACTCCCTCCGGCTGCAACGTCTCCTGGATCGTCCGCTCCAACTCGGCAATGAGGGCGTCCATGTCGGTCTCATCACGAGCCGTGCGGGCGAACTGCGCCACCACCTGCCGGGCATCGTACTTCTTGTCCTGAACGAAGTGAAGGATCGGAAGCGCCGGTCGATGCCATCCTGGATGCGGCGGCGCAGGGGCGCAAACAAGGCGGCGATGAGCAGGGTGGAGACGACGAGGATGAGCGGCGATTGCTGGCCGGTGAAGTTCGAGAACAACCTTTGGAGGAGGAAGACGCTGCCGAAGTAGATAATGCTGAGCAGGGCGGTGACGGCGGTGTATTGCAGCGTCTTGCGGATGATGATGTCGATGTCGAAAAGGCGGTAGCGCAGGATGGAATAGGCGATGATGATCGGTGGGAACAAACCAATCAGGCCGATGAAAGCGCCGGCGATAGCTTGCAGGGCCGGCGGCACAGCGGACCGCTCCGGGTAGACCGATGTCAGCAGCACGTAGAACACAAGATAAGGCGTAAGAACGATCGCTGACCAAAACGCAAACGCCTTGATCTGCTGGCGCTGTACGGCGCTGGCGCGGCGATAGCGCAGCAGGGGCGATAGGAACACGCCGATGATCAGAGGGGGCATGAGCACGGTAAAGATAGTGCCCAGGATCTGAGCGATAGCCTGCGATCCAGGGATGAAGAACGGATTGGTAGGCTCGCCTGTAAATGGAAGCTGGGGCGTCAACGTCAATTGGACAAAGCTAAACAGCAACGCAAAGACCATGATCGCCGGCAAAACCGGGCTCAGCCAACGCGGGTAGGCGTGGCCGTCGGGAAAGTAGAATGGCGCAAAGATCAGCGCCATCCACCAGGCGGCGCCCGGCAGCGAGACGAGCAGCAAGAGAAGAGGGTGGATGGCGACCGAGACGCCGAAGGCTGCAAGCCCGCCTGCCCATACCAATAGGAGCAGTCCGACCAGGTTCTGCCGCTGCCTCTTGAGAATCAGATAGCCGAGAAACGCAACGACAGGCGCCCCGACAAACAGGGCGAAGCCGCGAAAAAGCGGATGGCCGTTGAAGGCGTTGTACGGGCTGAGCGCCAACGGATGCCTGATCCAATCGACCAGCGCCACGGCCCAAACGAAAACGCTGTGCGCAGCCAGCAACCACAAGAGGGCGCGAAAGAATGCCTCAGAGCCGCGCACAAGCGGCGTCATGGTTGATGGGTCAGGTTCTCGTTCGAGTTTGGGCGAAGTTGTCATGGATTGGCAAAGGTCCGCATCGACGATCTGGGGCGCACTGTGTCAGTCGCCCTATGCAATAGCATCCAACCGTCCTGAAAACGTTACGAAATGCGTTACGAAGGTCCATAGATGCCAACTTTCCAAAAGTTGGCATCTATCATCTTCATCGCTGCCTGCTCGGCGGCAGGCTGCTGAGATCGGCGAACATCGCTTTCGGCATGATCTCACCATCCGACCCATCAGCAAAATGAACCGGCGTGAGCTTCGGCCCGCAAAACATCTCTACCCCTTCCCCTCCTGCCACCCCAACACCAGCCCATAGAGCAGGTGAGCGGCCAGGAGCAGCGGGGCGGAAATCTCCAACATTGGTGAAGCCGCGCCGCGCAACAGGACTTGCGCAACCAGATACAGGATCAGCCCGTAACCCAAACCCAGCAGCCAGGCCGGCCCCGGCGCCCGCCCGCGCAGCGCGTTCAGCAGCACACCGCCCGCGGCCCCGTACACCGCCGAGATGGCCAAATGGCTGAACGCGCCGGCGATGGGCGTGACCTGCCCTGCCCCAAAGCGCGACAACAGTTCCGCGGGGCCGACGCCCCCCACCAGACCGGCGGCCACCAGAAAGATGCCCATCGCCACCCCCGCCACCAGACCCGCGATCAGCCCGCGGGCGGCGGCATCGCCGGCGCTTGTCCTCGCCTTGTTGGATGTGGTTGTGGTGGTCATAGATAGCTCCTTGCGTAGAGATGTTGGAGGTGCGACGCACTTTGAAGGTGCGTCGCACCTGGACTGAATTCTTGCGCCTATCATCCCCCATCATCGTTCCGAAACCGTTACGAAAATCGTTACGAAACCCTCGCCACGGCCTCTTTCGTCACTTTTCTCGGCCTGATTTACAATGGCCTCCTGCACGTAGCCCCACCGCACGAGCGATCTTCCACCGGAACCCATGCCCAGCCTCCACCTCAACCTTTTCGGCGCCCCCGAACTCCTCCTCGGCGACGGCGTCCCCCGGCCCGTTCACTTCGAAACGCGCAAAGCCATTGCCCTCCTGGCCTACCTGGCCGTCAGCGGCCAAAGCCACACGCGCGACGCCCTGGCCGCCCTGCTCTGGCCCGAAGCGGACGCCCTCCATGCCCGCTCGACCCTGCGTCGCACCCTCTCCGCCCTCACCGTCGCCATCGGCGAAGGCCAGGTAGAGGCCGACCGCCAGGCCATCGGCCTCCATCCCCGCGCCACCCTCGTCTGCGATGTCACCCGCTTCCTGGCTGCCATCGCCCACAGCCGGGATCGCGACGCCCCCCCTGCCGAATGCCGCCGCCATCTCGAAGAAGCCGCCCGCCTCTACCGCGGCGACTTCATGGCCGGCTTCTCCCTGCGCGACAGCATCGAATTCGACGACTGGCAACTCCTCCAGGCCGAGCACCTGCGCCGTGAATATACCTCCGCCCTCGACCGCCTGACCGCCCTCCTCATCGCCGCCGCCGACTTCGCCGCCGCCCTGCCCCATGCCCGCCGCTGGCTGGCCCTCGACCCCCTCCACGAACCCGCCCACGCCCGCCTGATGCAACTCTACGCCTGGACGGGCCAGCCGGCGGCGGCGCTGCACCACTATCAGGACTGCGTCCGCATCCTCGATCAAGAACTCGGCGTCCCCCCCCTGGCCGCGACCACCGCCCTCTACGAAGCCATCCGAGACCACCGCCTGCCGGCCCCGGACGTGCGCGACCTCGCCTCGCCTCCGGCCTCGCCGGCGCCGCCCGCCCTCTTGCCGTCCGCCCACCTCCTCGTCGGCCGCGAGACCGAGCTGGCCGTCCTCCACCGGGCCTACGCCTCCGGCGCCACGCGCTTCCTCGCCATCATCGGCGAAACCGGCATCGGCAAGACCCGGCTGGCCGCCGCCTTCCTGGACGCCGTGCAGACGCAGGGCGGCGCCGTGCTCAAAGCCGTCGCCTACGAAGGCGAAACCGGCCTGGCCTACGGCCCCATCCTGGCTGCCCTGCGCGGCGGCCTGTCGCAGGAGGACGCCCGCGCCCGGCTGGCGGCTCTGGCCCCGCACACCCTGGCCGAAGCCGCCCGCCTCCTGCCCGAACTGACCCCCGCCACCCCCCGCCCCGACCCCCTCACCGGCGCCGCCGCGCAGTTGCGCTTGTTCGAGTCCCTGCAAGACCTGCTGCTGGCCCTGCTGGCCGGCCCTCGTCCCGGCATCGTCTTCCTCGACGACGCCCAATGGGCCGACGACGCCACCCTCGACCTGCTGGCCTTCATCGTCCGGCGGCTGCAAACCCGCCCAACCGAAGCCCCCCTCCTCCTGGTCGCCTGGCGGGGCGAGGACGTCGGCCCCGACCACCGCTGGTCGCGACTCCTGGCCGAAGGCCGGCGCAGCGGCGCCGCCGCCAGCATCGAATTGGCTCGCCTCGGCCCCACGGCCGCACAGAAGATGGTGGAGAACGCCTGGGGAGAGCAAACCGACGCCCGCCTGGTCGAGCGCTTGTTGCGCGAAAGCGAGGGCCTGCCCCTCATCCTGGCCGAATACCTGACCCTGCTGCAACCCGATGACGACCTCCTGGCCGCCGACTGGCCCCTCCCGGCCAATGTCCACGCCCTGGTTCACGCCCACCTTGCCCGCATCGGCGAGACCGCCTGGCAGACACTCACCGCCGCCGCCGTCATCGGCCGCAGATTCGATTTCGAGACCGTGAGCGCGGCCAGCGGCCGGGGCGAAGACGAGACCGTGGCGGCGCTGGAGGAACTGACCAGCAAGGGTCTGGCCACCGAACTCCTGCCCGACGCCGCCAACGCCGGCCCCTCCTTCGACTTTCGCCACGAGAAGCTGCGCAGTGTGGTCTACGACGAGACCAGCCTGGCGCGACGGCGGCTGCTGCACCGGCGGGTGGCCGCCTATCTGGCCGAGCGCCTGCGCGACCCGCGCAAGGCCGGGCCGGTCGCCGGGCAAATCGCCCGCCACTATCAGTTGGGCGGCGAGATGGACAAGGCTGCCGTCTTCTTCCAGCTTGCCGGCGAGCACGCCCGCGGCGTCTATGCCCATGCCGAAGCCCTGGCCCACTTTCGCGCCGCCCTCGCCGCCGGCCACCCCCAGCCCGGCCCCTTGCACGAAGCTATCGGCGATCTGCTGACCCTGGCCGGCGACTATCGCGCCGCCCTGCGCGCCTTCGAGACCGCCTCAGCCCACGCCGACGCCGGCCAACTGGCCGCGCTCGAACACAAAGTCGGCGCCGTCTACCACCGGCAAGGCGACTGGCATGTGGCCGAAAGACATTTTCAGGCAGCGTTGGCAGCCGCAGGCGGAGAGCAGGCGACGATGCTGCGCGCCAACATTTATGCCGACTGGAGCATGACGGCCTTTCGCGCCGATGCCAGGGCCGGCGGGGCCGCGAGGGCGCAGGATCTGGCCGGGCAGGCGCTGTCGCTTGCCCAGGCCGCCGCCGATGCCCGCGCTCTGGCCCAGGCGCACAACCTGCTGGGCATTCTGGCCAGAAGCAGCGGTCAAATCGACTCTGCCGCCGACCACCTGCAGCAGAGCCTGGCCCTGGCCCGCGACCTGGCCGACCCCGGCGCCCAGGCCGCGGCCCTGAACAACCTGGCCCAGCTCTACGCCGCCAACGGCGACCTGCCCCAGGCCCTCGACCTGACGGCGCAGGCCCTCGACCTCTGCACAGCCAGCGGCGACCGCCATCGTCAGGCGGCGCTACTCAATCACCTGGCCGACCTGCTCCACGCCGCCGGCCGCAACGACGAAGCCATGGCCCGGCTCAAACAAGCGGTGCAGATCTTCGCCGAGATCGGGGCCGAGGCCGCCGAACCGCAGCCGGAGATCTGGAAACTCGAGGAGTGGTAGTGCTCAGCCATCCCTGCGGGCCAGAAACACCATCGACCCCTGGTGCTGTGGCCCGAAGTCTTCGTCGGTGAAATCCCCCTTCACGCTCACATCATCGAAGCCGGCCAGCCGTAGCATCAGCAACAGCTCGTGCTGGAAATACCAGTGATATTGCCCGGCGTGCACCTCCTCCGCCACCAATGCCTCGTCCTGATACAGCCGATAGCGCCGCTCTTCGGCGTCGTACTGCTCGATGGGGTCCTGCCAGGTCAGCCGACGCTCCACCACCAGGCGCTTACCAGGCTCTGGGAAAGTCTTCTCGACATGGAATTTCCATTCTGTCGGGTAGCGGGCGGGGTCGAAGGGCTGCGAATAGTCGTAATCGCAGGTGTAGATGTTGAAGACCAGCGTTCCGCCCGGCAACAGATGCCGGTGAAAGCGACGCAACGTTTCCAGAGCCGCCTCGCGATCCATCACGCAGACGAAGGTGCCGCAGGGGATGAAGATGGTGCGGTAGCGGCGGGGCAGGTCGAGCGCCTGCATCGGGCTTTCGTACAGGGTCGGGGTCAGGCCCTCGGCCTGGCATTTGGCCCGGCACACGGCCAGCATGTCGGCCGAGATGTCCACGCCATCCACCTCCAGCCCCGCCGCCAAGAAGCGCCGCAGCAGTCGCCCGGCCCCGCAGCCCACATCCAGCGCCGGCGTCCCGCTTTGCTCGATCACGCGCTTGAAGAAATCGTGGTCGGGGGTGGGGTCGTCGTAGGCCGACCAGTGGAGGGCGGCCAGGCCGGTGTAGAGGTCGCGTTCGTCGAAGGGCGGCAGGGTCATGGAAGGCGCCAATCGCGCAGGAAGCGGATGAGCAGGCGGGCGCCGAAGGCCGAGAAACCGCGCGGGTAGAGCGGGCGCGGGCTTTCGACCCACGACATGTTGGCCATGTCGATGTGCGCCCAGGGGTAGGCCTCGGTGAAGTGTTGCAGGAACTTGGCGCTGGTGCTCACACCGGCGTATTTGTTGGGCAGGGTCGAGTTCTTGACATCGGCGAAATCGCTCTTGATGTCCTGGCGGTAGTCGTCGTACATCGGCATCGGCCAGAGCCGTTCGCCGCTGGCCTCGGCAGCGGCCAGCAGCCGGTCGGCGAGGCTTTGGTCGGCGCAAAACAGCCCTGCCGCCCGCGACCCCAGCGCCAGCCCGATGGCGGCGGTGAGGGTGGCGATATCGACCACCGCTTTGGCCGCAAAGCGCCCGGCATAGGCCAGGGCGTCGGCCAGGATCATGCGGCCCTCGGCGTCGGTGGAGATCACCTCCATCGTCTTGCCCGACATCCCCCGGTAGACATCGCCCGGCTTCTGCGCCCGGCCGTTGATCATGTTCTCGACCAGCGGCGCCAGGCCCACCACGTGCAGCGGCAGGTCTAGCAGCGCCGCCGCCCGCAAGGCCGCCATGACATCGGCGGCGCCGGTCATATCGCCCTTCATCTTCCACATCCCCGGCGCGCCCTCGCCCGCCTTCAGGGTGTAGCCGCCGGTGTCGAAACTGACGCCCTTGCCCACCAACACCACCGTGTCCAGTTCATCTGCCCGCCCGGCGTTGTGCTCCAAGACTACGAAGCGCGGTGGCTCATCGCTGCCTTTGGCCACCCCCAGCAAGATGCCCATGCCCAGGGCCTCGATCTCCGGCTGCTCGAGCACGGTGCACCCCAGCCCCACCTCCCCCGCCATCATCCGCGCCGCCGCCGCCAGATAGCCGGGCGTGGCCAGGTTGGAGGGGGCGGCGATGAGGTCGCGGGCAAAGCACACGCTTTCGGCGACGATCTGCCCGCGCCTGGCGCCGGCGAGGAGGGCAGGCAGTTTGTCGACGTTGGATTCCACCAGCGTCAGGGTTGTGACCGCGGGCAGGGAAGGGCTTTCGCTGCTCTGGCGAGGCATGCGGTAGGTCTCCAGCAGGCTGGCTTCGACCAGCGCCTCCGCCGCCTCTCCCGCCTCCAGTCCACCCACCCCGGCGCCGTGGACGATGGTGGCCACCGTGCGGGCGCCGGCGTTGCCGGCGGCGGCAATGGCTTTGGCCGCCGCGGTGCGGGCCGCGGAGAGGTCGAAGCCGGCGCTTCCGCCCAGCCCGACCACCAGGACGCGCGGGGCGGGGAGGGCGCCGAAGGTGTGCAGGAGGGTTGTCTCACCCAACTTGCCGGTGCAATCGCCCAGGGCGATGAGCTGACTGATGCGCCCGCCCAACGCCCCATCGATGGCGCCAGTGCCGCCGCCGGGCCGGGTCACGCCCTCGAACAGGTTGACGATCAGCAAGTCGGCGGGGAATGCAGTGATAGTAGCTTGTTGGATGTCGATGTGCATGATGGGTTTCCGATGCGGTGCTGCTGCAACAGTGCGAAAGAGATGGGGACGATGCCGATAATACGATCTCACTGACCACTGGTTATTGGTTATTGGTTATTGGTTACTGACCACTGACCACTGGTTACTGACCACTGACCACTGGCCACCGGTTACTGGTTACTGGTTACTGACCACTGGCCACTGAAACCGCCCGATGATTGTAACCGCCGAGGGGCCGAAGGCCAACCCGGCGGACTTGGGCGACGCCATCACGCCTGACCCAGCAGCCGCTGGTAGGCGGACAGGGTGGCGGCGGCGGTGCGCTGCCAGCTGAAGTTCGCCGCCTGGGCCAGCCCGCGGCAGCTCAGGTCGGCAGCCAGGTCAGGCTCGGCCAGCAGGCGGGCGATGGCGGCGGCGATGGCTTCGGGTTGGGTCGGGTCGAAGAGCAGGGCGGCGTCGCCGGCCACTTCGGGCAGGCTGCTGGCGTTGCTACACACCACCGGCGTCCCACAGGCCATGGCCTCCAGCACGGGCAGGCCAAACCCTTCGTACAGCGAGGGGAAGACGAAGCACTCGGCGCCAGAATAGAGGCCGGGCAAGTCGGCGGCGGCGACATTGGGCAGGAAGCGGACGGTCTCGCCCAGGCGTTCGGCCTGCTGCAAGGCCTGGGGGTGATGGGGATCCCAGGCGCCGGCAATGACGAGCAAGGGGCGTGGGCCCACGGCGGACAGGATCGACCAGGCTTCGAGCAGGGCAGGCAGGTTCTTGTGCGGCTGGTTGGAGCCGAGGTAGAGGACATAGCGCGCGGGCAGGGCCAGCCGCTGACGCACCGTTTCGATCTGTTCTGGCGGCTGCGGGCGGAAGGCCGGGTCGGCGGCCAGGGGGGTGAGGGTGATGCGTTCGGCGGGGAGGCGATAGAGGTGTTGGAAGTCGCGAGCGGTGGCGGCGGAGATGGCGACGAAGGCATCGGCGCTGCGGATGGCCAGGCGCTGGACGATCGCGATCGTCCAGCGGGTGCGCCGCGGGTAGCAGGCAGGGAAGCGGCGGGGGATGGCGTCGAAGAGGGTGAGGAGGTTGGGCAGGCCCGGCCGGTAGGGGCGGACGTTGTAGGGCAGGTGGGCCAGGTCGGGCCGGAGCGAGCGGATGAGGCGGGGGAGGTCGGTCTGCTCGCGGGGGTGGAAGGTGGTGATGGCGGTGGGGTGCAGCCGCAGGTTGGCGTGCCGGGCCAGTTGGTTCAGGTTGTAGCGGCTGTTGGGCAGGTCGGGGTTGGTGAGGAGCGTGATCTCGCCCGCGAAAAGCGGCGCCAGCGCCTCCGCCAGGTTGTAGACATAGCGGGCGATGCCGGGGAAGCGGTCCTGGATCGTGCGACCGTCGATGAGGAGGTGGTGCAGAGCCATTCACCCCCCTACCAACGGTACGCGGGTAAAGGCGGATGAACGTGGATTGAACAAGGTCGCTGATCCGCCCATCCCAGCAATCCGCCCACCACCTGTGCGGGTAAAGGCGGATGAACGTGGATCGAACAAGGTGTGATTTCTCATCGGAGGCAGTAGGCAGGGGAGGAAACGCAAAGAGAGTGTAACACATCCTCCCGGATGGAGGACTTCCAGCCCCCGGCGGCCCTGTGCTACACTGCGGCCATGACCACCACCCCAGTCGTCGTCGGCATTGCCGGCGGCAGCGGCTCCGGCAAAACGACCGTCATCCAGCGCATCCTGGAGCGGGTCGGATGGGATCGCATCGCCTATCTGCCCCATGATGCCTACTACAAGGACGCAGGCCATCTGCCTCCCGCCGAGCGCACCCACCTGAATTTCGACCATCCCAACTCGCTGGACAACGAGCTGCTGATCGCCCACATCCGCCAATTGCTGGCCGGGCAGGCGGTCGAAGTGCCGGTGTATGATTTCGCCACCTACATCCGCACTCCACAAACTCGCCGCGTGGCCCCCTGCCCGGTGATCCTCATCGATGGCATCCTGGTGTTTGTGGACGAGGCCCTGCGCGAGCTGATGGAGATCAAGATCTTCGTCGAGACCGACCCTGATATTCGCTTCATCCGCCGGCTGCAACGCGATATCAACGAGCGCGGGCGCACGGTGCAATCGGTCATCGACCAGTATCTGACCACGGTGCGGCCCATGCACATCCGCTTTGTCGAGCCAACCAAACGCTACGCCGATGTCATCATCCCCGAAGGCGGCTACAACGAGGTGGCGCTGGAAATGGTGATCAGCCGCATCGAGGCGCTCCTGGCCCTGCACGAGCGCGAATGAGAGAGAATGACACAAATGGGGAAAACACAGATTGAGAAGGAATGACGCAAATGGGGGAAACACAGATTGAGAAGGAATGACACAAATGTGAGAAACACAGATTGAAGGGGAATGACACAAATGAGGGAAACACAGATTGAGAAGGAATGACACAAATGAGGGAAACGCAGATTAAGGGGGAATG
The sequence above is drawn from the Caldilineales bacterium genome and encodes:
- a CDS encoding glycosyltransferase family 4 protein; this translates as MALHHLLIDGRTIQDRFPGIARYVYNLAEALAPLFAGEITLLTNPDLPNSRYNLNQLARHANLRLHPTAITTFHPREQTDLPRLIRSLRPDLAHLPYNVRPYRPGLPNLLTLFDAIPRRFPACYPRRTRWTIAIVQRLAIRSADAFVAISAATARDFQHLYRLPAERITLTPLAADPAFRPQPPEQIETVRQRLALPARYVLYLGSNQPHKNLPALLEAWSILSAVGPRPLLVIAGAWDPHHPQALQQAERLGETVRFLPNVAAADLPGLYSGAECFVFPSLYEGFGLPVLEAMACGTPVVCSNASSLPEVAGDAALLFDPTQPEAIAAAIARLLAEPDLAADLSCRGLAQAANFSWQRTAAATLSAYQRLLGQA
- the udk gene encoding uridine kinase; this translates as MTTTPVVVGIAGGSGSGKTTVIQRILERVGWDRIAYLPHDAYYKDAGHLPPAERTHLNFDHPNSLDNELLIAHIRQLLAGQAVEVPVYDFATYIRTPQTRRVAPCPVILIDGILVFVDEALRELMEIKIFVETDPDIRFIRRLQRDINERGRTVQSVIDQYLTTVRPMHIRFVEPTKRYADVIIPEGGYNEVALEMVISRIEALLALHERE